A window of Cohnella herbarum contains these coding sequences:
- a CDS encoding Fur family transcriptional regulator, with translation MGATEDIMQRMSRKGLRITEQRRTMVKLFEAAAGYLTPKEVYEHMQQGYSGLSFDTVYRNLRLLLDMDVVEQVMFEDGVKFKLSCEEEHHHHHMICLQCEKTLPIRFCPMSETDVPGDFEVVKHKFEVFGYCGECKEAAAKSTSMQEA, from the coding sequence TTGGGAGCGACTGAAGACATAATGCAGCGGATGTCCCGGAAAGGGCTGCGGATAACGGAACAACGGAGAACGATGGTCAAATTATTCGAAGCCGCCGCGGGTTACTTAACGCCCAAAGAAGTGTATGAGCATATGCAGCAAGGATACTCGGGGTTAAGCTTCGACACGGTTTATCGCAATCTTCGGCTGCTGCTCGATATGGACGTCGTTGAGCAGGTCATGTTCGAGGACGGGGTGAAGTTCAAGCTTAGCTGCGAGGAGGAGCATCACCATCATCACATGATCTGCTTGCAATGCGAGAAGACGTTGCCGATCCGATTCTGTCCGATGTCGGAAACCGACGTTCCGGGCGATTTCGAGGTCGTGAAGCACAAATTCGAAGTGTTCGGTTATTGCGGCGAATGCAAAGAGGCTGCGGCGAAATCGACATCCATGCAGGAAGCCTGA
- a CDS encoding spore gernimation protein GerPD has protein sequence MNFPITVNVTNGPVNVGSICLLGVSSSSALLFGDTESLTLYSYFDTPPESVIVGSLAPLPALPEEDNS, from the coding sequence ATGAATTTCCCGATAACTGTTAACGTGACCAACGGACCGGTGAACGTCGGCTCGATTTGCCTTCTCGGCGTCTCGAGTTCCTCGGCGTTACTGTTCGGGGATACGGAATCGCTCACGTTATACTCTTATTTCGACACGCCTCCCGAGTCCGTTATCGTCGGTTCACTAGCTCCGCTTCCAGCTCTTCCGGAGGAAGATAATTCATGA
- a CDS encoding ABC transporter substrate-binding protein translates to MKRKSRVTLLLTAALASFTVLSACGNNNEGNSASPTATSAASQASSQSASPQASKEKVTLKMAIWDSNNDFLTYLEDKVKEYASVDPNVNVELETFKSDGDYLQAMKVRATGNELPDIMGLKPNWLSDFKEQLIPLDGEAFVGKNKYAGKYAIDGKVLAVPTTSFPELVYYHPSIFQELNLQVPSTWPQLIDVLTKIKTNSKYIPYAMGGKDAWPNYPFNEFLPQIVSGSESYLSDIAKDDQPFSDGKPFSKAYKQIEQLYSSDVMGPDPLGIGWDQATDLFTSKQAAVIAAGLWFAPTYESKVGNIDDLAAFPMPYRESENEPLKLMMFTDHFYGITSGSEHQDEAKAFLNWFYSPEVYQTYIDAQKLVSTVEGVESNVPFLKQFYASNKNEVFTYIPGDAEYTRISNAIQLDVKAIGQDMIAGTKVDDILPDLNEKWTKAKAAK, encoded by the coding sequence ATGAAAAGAAAGTCACGGGTCACGTTATTGCTGACAGCCGCGCTGGCGTCGTTCACCGTCCTATCGGCATGCGGCAACAACAATGAAGGTAATTCCGCATCGCCAACAGCAACGTCAGCAGCATCGCAAGCAAGTTCACAATCCGCATCGCCGCAAGCCAGCAAAGAAAAGGTTACTCTGAAAATGGCCATCTGGGATTCCAACAACGATTTCTTGACTTATCTCGAAGATAAGGTCAAGGAATACGCTTCCGTAGATCCCAACGTCAACGTAGAGCTGGAAACGTTCAAATCCGACGGCGACTACCTCCAAGCGATGAAAGTCAGAGCTACGGGCAACGAGCTTCCGGATATTATGGGATTGAAACCGAACTGGTTGTCCGATTTTAAAGAGCAGCTCATACCGTTGGATGGAGAAGCTTTCGTCGGCAAAAACAAATACGCTGGCAAATACGCGATCGACGGCAAAGTATTAGCCGTTCCAACCACGTCTTTTCCCGAGCTTGTCTACTATCACCCAAGTATTTTCCAAGAACTAAACCTGCAAGTACCGTCGACTTGGCCGCAATTGATCGATGTTCTGACGAAGATCAAAACGAACAGCAAATACATCCCTTATGCCATGGGCGGCAAGGATGCATGGCCGAACTATCCGTTCAACGAATTCCTTCCGCAGATCGTCTCCGGTTCGGAATCCTATCTGAGCGATATCGCGAAAGACGACCAGCCGTTCTCAGACGGCAAACCTTTCAGCAAAGCTTATAAACAAATCGAACAGCTGTATTCGAGCGATGTTATGGGACCGGATCCGCTTGGAATCGGTTGGGATCAAGCAACCGACTTGTTCACTTCCAAGCAAGCGGCCGTCATTGCCGCAGGATTATGGTTCGCGCCTACTTACGAGTCCAAAGTCGGTAACATCGACGACCTTGCCGCTTTCCCGATGCCCTATCGCGAATCCGAAAACGAACCGCTTAAGCTTATGATGTTCACCGATCACTTCTATGGCATCACTAGCGGATCGGAACATCAGGACGAAGCAAAAGCATTTTTGAACTGGTTCTATTCTCCCGAAGTTTACCAAACGTATATCGACGCTCAGAAGCTCGTCTCCACGGTTGAGGGAGTAGAGTCCAACGTCCCTTTCTTAAAACAGTTTTACGCGAGCAACAAAAACGAAGTATTCACCTACATCCCCGGCGACGCGGAGTATACGAGAATTTCGAACGCAATCCAATTGGACGTGAAAGCAATCGGTCAAGACATGATCGCCGGAACTAAGGTTGACGACATTTTACCCGATCTGAACGAGAAGTGGACGAAAGCCAAAGCCGCTAAGTAA
- a CDS encoding response regulator, whose protein sequence is MLRVLIVDDEPIYRLALRELIRWEDYGCEIVGEASNGLDALRLVTSLRIDLVIADIQMPILSGIEFLKQLRESEEGRKIAVVVLSAYSQYEYVRQAFVYGVHDYIIKEDLNAELVGETIEKTVGRIGEANDKNEQIQRESLARSERMKEETLLSILLSETLPQPDDTFAEVWINAASGAKHVLCCLFIERGISAENRELDSQRSRLISHSIRQVGEGYRLEPVIASVGAREYALLFRIPGSSGELQAREIITDTANKIISHIRDYMNLSATVGVSKACISRETWPEQYRLARRWAEAKYYLGAGRAYFEEDIAGYPSQLQENAWDTQALVHDLESGNPEWRSKLDAGLDKLAKAYGVPVGTTLKTYQALLWEVGSLLYSRGLNWTDIGERNSPAERLSHFENAGQLNIWFRSLMQTVIDNIDPKKRILENSPPLVDKVKKWIDRHYQEPISLMLASEAAGISESYLSKIFAKETGETFIEYVTRRRVEQAILFMTSGMKIYEIAEKVGYPNQGHFSKIFKKVTGKTPLEYREQMLSK, encoded by the coding sequence ATGCTGAGAGTATTGATCGTTGACGATGAACCGATATACAGATTGGCTCTGCGAGAGCTCATTCGTTGGGAAGATTACGGCTGCGAGATCGTCGGGGAAGCTTCCAACGGGCTGGATGCCCTAAGATTAGTCACCTCTCTGCGCATCGACTTAGTCATTGCCGATATCCAGATGCCTATCCTATCCGGGATCGAGTTTCTGAAGCAGTTACGGGAATCGGAAGAAGGCCGCAAGATCGCCGTCGTCGTGCTCAGCGCCTACTCGCAATATGAGTATGTTCGCCAGGCTTTCGTATATGGAGTACACGACTACATAATCAAGGAGGATTTGAACGCGGAACTCGTCGGAGAGACGATCGAAAAAACGGTCGGAAGAATCGGCGAGGCGAACGATAAGAACGAACAAATACAAAGAGAAAGTCTCGCCCGCTCGGAACGAATGAAGGAGGAAACGCTTCTCTCCATCCTCCTCTCCGAGACGCTCCCTCAACCGGACGACACATTTGCCGAGGTATGGATAAATGCCGCATCCGGTGCCAAGCACGTCTTATGTTGTTTGTTCATCGAACGCGGTATCTCTGCGGAGAACCGAGAATTGGACAGTCAGCGAAGCCGTCTGATCTCTCATTCCATTCGTCAAGTAGGCGAAGGCTACCGCCTTGAACCCGTTATCGCTAGCGTCGGCGCGCGCGAATACGCGCTGCTATTCCGAATTCCCGGATCGTCGGGTGAGCTTCAAGCGCGAGAAATCATAACGGATACGGCGAACAAAATCATAAGCCACATTCGCGACTATATGAATTTATCCGCTACAGTCGGCGTCTCGAAGGCTTGCATCTCAAGAGAAACATGGCCGGAGCAGTACCGATTGGCCAGACGATGGGCCGAGGCCAAATACTATCTCGGCGCCGGACGGGCTTACTTCGAAGAGGATATTGCCGGTTATCCGAGTCAATTGCAAGAGAACGCCTGGGACACGCAGGCACTCGTGCACGACTTGGAATCCGGCAATCCGGAATGGCGCAGCAAGCTGGACGCCGGACTTGATAAACTCGCTAAAGCCTATGGAGTTCCCGTCGGGACGACGCTCAAGACTTACCAAGCTTTACTATGGGAAGTCGGTTCTTTGCTGTACTCCAGAGGACTGAACTGGACTGATATCGGCGAGCGGAACTCCCCGGCGGAGCGGCTCTCGCACTTCGAGAACGCGGGCCAATTGAACATTTGGTTCCGTTCGTTGATGCAAACCGTCATCGACAATATCGATCCCAAGAAACGAATTCTGGAAAACTCTCCCCCGCTAGTCGACAAGGTAAAGAAGTGGATCGATCGGCATTATCAAGAACCGATATCCTTAATGCTCGCCAGCGAGGCAGCCGGAATTAGCGAAAGCTATTTAAGCAAAATATTCGCCAAAGAAACCGGAGAAACGTTCATCGAATACGTGACCCGGAGAAGGGTGGAGCAAGCGATCCTCTTTATGACAAGCGGAATGAAAATATACGAAATCGCCGAGAAAGTCGGATATCCGAACCAGGGTCATTTCAGCAAAATTTTCAAGAAGGTGACCGGGAAAACCCCTCTGGAATATCGGGAGCAAATGCTTTCCAAATGA
- the yidD gene encoding membrane protein insertion efficiency factor YidD, with the protein MKIARRTLQAPIRFYRTFISPLTPPSCRFLPTCSAYAMEAIEVHGAVKGSYLAVRRISKCHPFHRGGYDPVPPSKNKK; encoded by the coding sequence ATGAAGATCGCCCGTCGCACCTTGCAGGCGCCCATCCGATTTTACAGAACGTTTATATCGCCGTTAACTCCGCCTTCTTGCCGTTTTTTGCCGACTTGTTCCGCCTATGCGATGGAAGCGATCGAAGTTCACGGTGCGGTAAAAGGTTCTTATTTGGCCGTTCGCAGAATCAGTAAATGTCATCCGTTCCACCGCGGCGGTTATGATCCGGTCCCTCCTTCGAAGAACAAGAAATGA
- a CDS encoding spore germination protein, whose amino-acid sequence MPCIIGNVKILSVGGSGVVQFGDTIQISPSSISKTYAGSGSFLTGDLSRSNNAISATNTNDPDVQDSSENNVGNSGVI is encoded by the coding sequence ATGCCATGCATCATCGGCAATGTCAAAATCCTAAGCGTCGGCGGAAGCGGCGTCGTGCAATTCGGTGACACCATTCAGATTTCTCCGTCTAGTATTTCCAAAACTTATGCCGGATCAGGGTCCTTCCTTACGGGGGATTTATCTAGAAGCAACAACGCGATCAGCGCCACGAATACGAATGATCCCGACGTTCAAGACTCTTCCGAGAACAATGTTGGAAATTCGGGGGTCATCTAA
- a CDS encoding PucR family transcriptional regulator — translation MAIMPRKEMLPGSHSEEALFTVKNLLAFPMLKDTRLLAGNQGLNRPITRVNVMEDPDVLSWVRPGEFLMTTGYPLWDEPERLRQIVPELVRRGVAALGIQGNGGNVPLPLDVVQEAEKQGLPLLELPADTVIADLVRSIMERVLAQETSQLADLQNRIQSMTRLLLDGSGLYTFLDAMEDMLDNPVAVVRESDKPWLSKSLRTAEPTEVWPLLQSLTYRQVGRGSISGFVHLQNAYRTYVNQIPMKELKQACLVLVERNREIQPIDALSVDRLSSLAGLELANLEAVREVEGKYLDQFLQDWLSGKIVSATDWRLRADVCGCTVTEGTPMCAILVGWRTFESAGKIREVARRLRSEKLRTVDGLMAAPVGDELALVLPIVPLLPAGSERDEASSQLIQKLLAELRMLLGERELNLYVGRIVERADGLPGSWAQAKRARQVAEVCKLPGEIVPYDRLGVYSLLYLIPSGEEREQFLTRFALPLQQADRKGGGRLMETLEMFFRCNGNIKLTSEKLFAHYNTIVYRLDKVQSILGVSLDDPEDRLQLHLALKLGQITPGTLGK, via the coding sequence ATGGCCATTATGCCGCGTAAGGAAATGCTCCCCGGAAGCCATTCGGAGGAAGCCCTATTTACGGTTAAAAATCTGCTTGCTTTTCCCATGCTGAAAGATACCCGGTTACTTGCCGGCAATCAAGGCTTGAATCGGCCTATTACCCGGGTAAACGTAATGGAGGATCCCGATGTGTTATCCTGGGTTAGGCCGGGAGAATTTCTGATGACGACGGGATATCCTTTGTGGGATGAACCTGAACGATTAAGGCAGATCGTTCCCGAGCTTGTCAGAAGAGGCGTTGCCGCTCTAGGGATCCAAGGAAACGGCGGCAACGTACCGTTGCCCCTCGATGTCGTGCAAGAAGCGGAGAAGCAAGGCCTGCCGCTGTTGGAACTTCCTGCAGATACCGTCATTGCGGACTTGGTTAGAAGCATTATGGAACGAGTGTTGGCGCAAGAAACCTCGCAGCTCGCAGACTTGCAAAACCGAATACAAAGCATGACCCGCCTTCTGCTGGATGGAAGCGGCTTATATACGTTCTTGGACGCCATGGAAGATATGCTCGACAATCCGGTTGCCGTCGTTCGGGAGAGCGATAAGCCGTGGCTATCCAAAAGTCTGAGGACGGCGGAGCCGACCGAGGTATGGCCGCTATTGCAGTCGCTCACCTATAGGCAAGTCGGACGGGGTTCGATCAGCGGGTTCGTTCATTTACAGAATGCGTATCGAACTTACGTGAATCAAATACCGATGAAAGAGTTAAAGCAAGCTTGCTTGGTGCTAGTGGAGCGCAACAGGGAAATTCAACCGATCGACGCGCTAAGCGTGGATCGTTTATCTTCGTTGGCGGGATTGGAGCTTGCCAATCTGGAAGCCGTACGAGAGGTCGAAGGGAAATACCTTGATCAATTTCTTCAGGATTGGCTTTCGGGCAAAATCGTCTCGGCGACCGACTGGAGGCTTCGAGCGGACGTATGCGGCTGCACGGTCACCGAAGGGACCCCCATGTGCGCGATTCTGGTCGGATGGCGAACGTTCGAATCGGCCGGGAAGATTAGGGAAGTCGCAAGGCGTTTAAGATCGGAGAAGCTTCGCACGGTGGACGGATTAATGGCAGCTCCGGTCGGGGATGAGCTGGCATTGGTGCTGCCGATCGTTCCGCTGCTTCCGGCGGGATCCGAACGGGACGAAGCGAGCTCGCAATTGATTCAGAAGCTGCTAGCCGAGCTTCGTATGCTTCTAGGCGAGCGGGAGCTGAATCTATACGTGGGAAGGATCGTCGAGCGTGCCGATGGCTTGCCCGGAAGCTGGGCGCAAGCCAAGCGAGCCCGTCAAGTTGCCGAGGTATGCAAGCTGCCGGGCGAGATCGTTCCTTACGATCGTCTCGGCGTATATTCGTTGCTCTATTTAATCCCTTCCGGGGAGGAAAGGGAGCAGTTTCTTACCCGCTTCGCTTTGCCGCTTCAGCAAGCGGATCGTAAAGGCGGAGGGCGGCTTATGGAAACATTGGAAATGTTCTTCCGTTGCAACGGCAATATTAAGCTGACTTCGGAGAAGCTATTCGCGCATTACAACACGATCGTGTATCGGCTGGACAAGGTTCAATCGATCTTAGGCGTATCGCTAGACGATCCCGAAGATCGGCTGCAATTGCATTTGGCGTTAAAGCTAGGTCAGATTACGCCGGGGACGTTAGGAAAGTAA
- a CDS encoding MYXO-CTERM sorting domain-containing protein translates to MGYPVAGAATGCGCGPINNGGGMGAAAFALVLFVLLVIILRAAY, encoded by the coding sequence ATGGGTTATCCGGTTGCAGGTGCAGCTACTGGTTGTGGTTGCGGTCCTATTAATAACGGCGGAGGCATGGGCGCTGCCGCATTCGCTCTAGTTCTCTTCGTTCTCTTGGTCATCATCCTTCGGGCAGCCTATTAA
- a CDS encoding spore germination protein GerPE — MSIQCRNTTLKCLFVNTVSTSGIVQFGDNQETNLKSKALAVQRAIPNYEDDEFRFASYPIFSLPKLTLEPCATVNFSSCSPPSNSNFRVGFVRTLGVSASSLLRVGTSGPLQAESRIKHIRQYNNVDTG; from the coding sequence ATGAGTATCCAATGCAGGAATACGACCTTGAAATGTTTGTTCGTGAATACGGTTAGTACCTCGGGCATCGTGCAGTTCGGCGACAATCAAGAGACCAACCTGAAATCCAAAGCGTTGGCCGTCCAACGGGCTATCCCTAATTACGAGGACGACGAATTCCGGTTTGCCTCTTACCCGATCTTCTCTCTTCCCAAGTTGACTTTGGAGCCATGCGCAACCGTGAATTTCTCGAGCTGCTCCCCGCCGTCGAATTCGAACTTCCGAGTTGGTTTCGTCCGTACGCTCGGCGTATCCGCTTCTTCCTTGTTGCGAGTCGGTACGAGCGGGCCTTTGCAAGCGGAATCGCGCATTAAACATATCCGTCAGTACAACAACGTGGACACTGGCTGA
- a CDS encoding carbohydrate ABC transporter permease, whose product MSYSLQKKLVVVSFLFVPVALLLLFLLYPSLRLLQFSLTDWNGISKSFHYVGFENYIDAFSNPDVWKALTNNFLYFGIHAIFIPLEVMIAVFLNNKMRASNFFRSIVFMPYILNGVAVAYLFSFLYNPINGPFNALLESLGLESWIQNWLSDKSVVNYSLIVVSLWRFSGLHVILFLAGLQSIPNDLYEAATIDGAGPLKKFVHITLPSISRVMEIVLFLNVRGALQVFDIPFLMTQGGPGLASTTFTVYTIQTAFKYNNYGLASSLAIILMLMIILFSYFQGKLFKGKGD is encoded by the coding sequence ATGAGTTATTCCTTGCAAAAAAAGCTGGTCGTCGTCTCCTTCCTGTTCGTACCCGTGGCGCTTCTTCTTCTCTTCTTGCTCTATCCATCGCTTCGATTGCTGCAATTCAGCTTGACGGATTGGAACGGTATCAGCAAAAGCTTTCATTACGTAGGATTCGAGAATTATATAGACGCGTTTAGTAATCCGGACGTATGGAAGGCGCTAACGAACAACTTTCTCTATTTCGGGATCCATGCGATATTCATCCCCTTAGAGGTTATGATAGCCGTATTCCTTAACAATAAAATGCGGGCCAGCAACTTCTTCAGGTCTATCGTATTTATGCCCTACATTCTGAACGGAGTAGCCGTCGCTTACTTATTCAGCTTCCTCTACAATCCGATCAACGGTCCGTTCAACGCGTTGCTCGAGTCGCTCGGATTGGAAAGTTGGATACAAAATTGGTTAAGCGACAAAAGCGTCGTAAACTACTCGTTGATCGTCGTCTCCTTGTGGAGATTCAGCGGTTTGCACGTAATCTTGTTTCTCGCCGGGCTGCAATCCATTCCGAACGACTTATACGAGGCTGCCACAATCGATGGCGCAGGCCCTCTGAAGAAGTTCGTACACATCACGCTCCCTAGCATATCTCGAGTGATGGAGATCGTCCTGTTCTTGAACGTTCGGGGTGCGTTGCAGGTGTTCGATATTCCGTTCCTGATGACCCAAGGCGGACCGGGACTTGCGAGTACGACCTTCACGGTATATACCATTCAAACCGCATTCAAATACAACAATTACGGTCTGGCATCATCCCTCGCGATTATTTTAATGCTAATGATCATCCTATTCAGTTATTTCCAAGGCAAATTGTTCAAAGGGAAAGGGGACTAA
- a CDS encoding spore germination protein GerPB produces the protein MNWNINQTITIGQLRVDAVTNSSVLQIGSSGSIRALSQLYNSGGFKEPAPELEEIGAASSALSLVPLPNPT, from the coding sequence ATGAATTGGAACATAAATCAAACCATAACGATTGGCCAACTTAGAGTAGACGCCGTTACGAACTCCTCCGTGCTGCAGATCGGCAGCAGCGGCAGCATTCGAGCTTTGTCTCAATTGTATAATTCGGGAGGCTTCAAAGAGCCCGCTCCCGAGCTTGAAGAAATCGGCGCGGCCAGCAGCGCTTTATCGCTCGTTCCGCTACCGAATCCAACGTGA
- a CDS encoding cache domain-containing sensor histidine kinase, translating into MPRQLTFPLRRRWKISTILIASFVIMISLPITLIATYTVNSFETILLNNATSRAMQTLEQISYTVDSKLRLMKNTMATIANDREMITAASSVHFSKAKQEQLELSRKLESNLHSYFHYTPDVISVMFAFEGKGMDSYKQNLAIDETKMRNQQWFRDVLLNKNKVHIMGTETNTAMFPDDEQFISVAVAPNYSKAFFKVEMIYFVFNASEITELLETKVSDAGDTFVLNASGSVLASSNAEAMRSGLIGNPHFRQAIEDRSGHYVENIDGRQSFVVYRSSSQGFKYIQVYSYSDMVEQINAMYKRILAISAAGLIVFLLVSYLLVRSIVKPIGSLVNQMAAVKSGNLKAKIKESGPVETYVLGVTFNEMVSQLKASIQEIEDKETQKRLAEIASLQSQINPHFLLNTLNTIKLMASLSNAGNIQKMTEALTKLLSSAFNRGGMYTTLEDEIKLLDYYVQIMKIRYGDQFDIRYEIDPHTRSNRILKLLLQPIVENAIIHGLHEREVRGLIQVEGTTIRNVCQIVVRDNGRGMSPEVMQRLLAANEPNDQESFNGIGLKNVHDRLRLNYGPAFGITIESEQNKGTIVTVVLPYLREDDEHAESIDR; encoded by the coding sequence TTGCCGCGCCAGCTGACATTTCCCCTGCGGAGAAGATGGAAAATATCGACGATCCTAATCGCTTCCTTCGTCATTATGATCTCGCTCCCGATTACCTTGATCGCAACTTATACCGTCAATTCATTCGAGACGATCCTCCTGAACAACGCGACTTCCCGCGCCATGCAGACGTTAGAGCAAATTTCTTATACGGTGGATTCCAAGCTCCGATTAATGAAAAACACGATGGCCACGATCGCCAACGACCGGGAAATGATCACGGCGGCATCCTCCGTCCATTTTTCCAAAGCAAAGCAAGAACAACTGGAGCTCAGCAGGAAGTTGGAGTCCAATCTTCACAGCTACTTTCACTATACCCCCGACGTCATCTCCGTCATGTTCGCGTTCGAGGGCAAAGGGATGGACAGCTATAAGCAAAACTTGGCGATCGACGAAACGAAGATGCGCAACCAACAGTGGTTTCGAGATGTGCTCCTCAACAAAAATAAAGTACACATCATGGGAACCGAGACGAACACGGCCATGTTCCCTGACGACGAACAATTCATCAGCGTCGCAGTGGCTCCGAATTACAGCAAAGCTTTCTTCAAAGTCGAAATGATCTATTTCGTCTTTAACGCAAGCGAAATTACCGAACTGCTGGAGACCAAGGTATCCGATGCCGGGGATACTTTCGTCCTGAATGCTTCAGGCTCCGTCCTCGCCTCGTCTAACGCCGAGGCGATGAGGAGCGGCTTAATCGGAAATCCCCACTTTAGACAAGCCATCGAAGATCGGAGCGGCCATTACGTGGAAAACATTGACGGACGACAATCTTTCGTCGTATATCGATCCTCGAGCCAAGGCTTTAAGTACATACAGGTATACTCATACAGCGATATGGTGGAGCAGATCAACGCCATGTACAAGCGTATTTTGGCGATATCCGCGGCCGGGCTGATCGTGTTTCTGCTCGTTTCCTATTTGCTCGTTCGAAGTATCGTTAAGCCGATCGGCTCCCTCGTTAACCAGATGGCCGCCGTTAAATCGGGCAACTTGAAAGCCAAGATCAAGGAATCCGGCCCCGTCGAAACTTATGTTCTCGGGGTTACCTTTAACGAGATGGTATCGCAGCTTAAAGCCTCGATCCAGGAAATCGAAGATAAGGAAACTCAGAAGAGGTTGGCGGAGATCGCCTCACTACAATCGCAGATCAATCCGCATTTTCTCCTGAATACCCTTAACACCATCAAGCTGATGGCTAGCCTCTCTAACGCGGGCAACATTCAGAAAATGACGGAGGCGCTGACCAAGCTCCTATCCTCCGCCTTTAACCGCGGAGGCATGTATACGACCTTGGAGGACGAGATCAAGCTCCTGGACTATTACGTGCAGATTATGAAAATCAGATACGGAGACCAGTTCGATATTCGTTACGAGATCGATCCGCATACGAGATCGAATCGCATTCTAAAGCTGCTGTTGCAGCCGATCGTCGAGAATGCCATCATTCACGGTCTTCACGAGCGGGAAGTACGAGGATTGATTCAAGTCGAAGGCACCACCATCCGCAACGTCTGCCAGATCGTCGTACGGGATAACGGAAGAGGAATGAGCCCCGAGGTGATGCAGCGCCTGTTGGCCGCGAATGAGCCTAACGATCAGGAAAGCTTTAACGGCATCGGATTAAAAAACGTTCATGACCGTCTGAGATTGAACTATGGGCCGGCATTCGGCATCACGATAGAGAGCGAACAAAATAAAGGCACGATCGTGACGGTCGTATTGCCTTACCTAAGAGAGGATGACGAACATGCTGAGAGTATTGATCGTTGA
- the gerPC gene encoding spore germination protein GerPC: MNRPIQQPYLWNGVYQQPMQPPPLPPPVIPDYQTLVQRLCQSEQKLIQVSEQIASLQKQIDDLKSKTPLHVEYHFDQLKINRLEGTLNVGLSPQGVEGIESFQAPDPSCWNIHSDQPDEPLPPIRALQNEMSEYMRKDSANVLLEMERQQGVQLDQAHRTAVIEDVTKQLNDRVHYYAKMNAYPGKGTEEERLKWNESIKEKTRRDIQSAFSAYIGKLKKGGEAPT, from the coding sequence ATGAACAGGCCCATACAGCAGCCCTATCTATGGAACGGCGTATACCAACAACCGATGCAACCGCCCCCCCTGCCGCCGCCAGTAATTCCCGATTACCAGACCCTAGTACAACGTCTCTGCCAATCCGAACAAAAGTTGATTCAAGTTTCGGAACAAATTGCGAGTTTACAGAAGCAAATCGATGACCTGAAGAGCAAAACGCCGTTGCACGTTGAATACCACTTCGACCAATTGAAAATAAACCGTCTCGAAGGCACGCTGAACGTCGGCCTGAGTCCGCAAGGCGTGGAAGGCATCGAGTCGTTCCAGGCGCCCGACCCCTCCTGTTGGAACATCCATTCCGATCAGCCCGACGAGCCTCTCCCTCCGATTCGCGCTCTCCAGAACGAAATGTCGGAATATATGCGTAAAGACTCGGCGAACGTTCTTCTCGAGATGGAGAGGCAGCAAGGCGTACAGCTTGATCAGGCTCATCGCACCGCGGTCATCGAAGACGTTACGAAACAACTTAACGATCGTGTGCATTATTACGCCAAGATGAACGCGTATCCGGGTAAAGGGACGGAGGAAGAGCGGTTGAAATGGAACGAATCCATCAAAGAAAAGACCAGACGGGACATTCAAAGCGCATTCTCGGCTTATATCGGCAAGCTTAAGAAAGGCGGCGAAGCGCCCACATGA